From Kwoniella dendrophila CBS 6074 chromosome 11, complete sequence, a single genomic window includes:
- a CDS encoding ATP synthase F1, gamma subunit produces MFTRTVRPALNVARAAQQQSQGMATLREIEQRLKSVRNIEKITKSMKVVASTKLTRAERAMREAKKYGAANNELFKHTEIEKSEEQPKILYVGISSDGGLCGGIHSSISRAIKKEMAANPGTLAVVGDKPKSQLSRAMPQAFKVSFNSVGKDVPTFAEASAIADEIVKNGGEWDEIKIVSNKYLSAISYESGVTSVISAKALQAAAGFQAYEMEEDVSKDLAEFALANAIYTALVEGHAAEISARRTAMENASNNANDMMASLQLQYNRGRQAVITNELIDIITGASAL; encoded by the exons ATGTTCACTCGAACCGTTCGACCAGCTCTTAATGTAGCTCGTGCTGCTCAGCAACAATCTCAAGGTATGGCTACCCTTAGAGAAATCGAGCAAAG ATTGAAATCTGTCAGAAACATTGAAAAGATCACCAAA TCAATGAAAGTCGTCGCTTCAACCAAACTTACTAGAGCTGAACGAGCTATGAGAGAAGCTAAGAAATATGGAGCTGCTAACAATG AATTATTCAAACAcactgaaattgaaaaatcagaagAACAACCAAAAATCTTATATGTTGGTATTTCATCTGATGGTGGTTTATGTGGTGGTattcattcatcaatttcaagagcaattaaaaaagaaatggcAGCAAATCCAGGTACTTTAGCTGTTGTTGgtgataaaccaaaatctcaATTATCAAGAGCTATGCCACAAGCATTTAAagtttctttcaattctgtTGGAAAAGATGTACCAACTTTTGCTGAAGCTTCTGCTATCGCTGATGAAATCGTTAAAAATGGTGGTGAATGGGATGAA ATCAAAATCGTTTCAAACAAATACCTTTCAGCTATTTCATACGAATCAGGTGTAACTTCAGttatttcagctaaagctcttCAAGCTGCTGCAGGTTTCCAAGCTtatgaaatggaagaagatgtttCAAAAGATCTTGCTGAATTCGCTTTAGCCAATGCTATCTACACTGCTCTCGTCGAAGGTCACGCCGCTGAAATTTCTGCCAGAAGAACTGCTATGGAGAATGCTTCCAAC AACGCCAACGACATGATGGCTTCTCTCCAACTTCAATACAACAGAGGTCGACAAGCCGTTATTACCAAcgaattgattgatattattaCT GGTGCTTCCGCTTTATAA